The genomic stretch CCTTTATGATTCGCGGCCTGCTGGCCGCTTTGATTATCGGTCCGCTGCTCGGGGCTATCGGTACAGTGGTGGTCACAAAGAAGCTCTCTTTCTTTACCCAGACCATAGGCAACGCAGCCATGAGTGGCGTTGCCATCGGGTTGCTGCTCGGTGAGCCGGTGGACGGCACTTATGCTGGATTGTACGGCTTTTGCCTGGTTGTCGCTCTGCTAATGACCTTTGTTAAAAATCGGACCCGGCTTGCCAATGATACGATTATCGGGGTTGTGCTGGCTCAGGTGCTGGGCCTCGGTATCATCCTGATGATCGTGGTGACCAGCCAGTTTAATATTCATCAGGTGGAGGGTATTCTCTTCGGCAGTCTGATTACCCTCAACGATCAGGATCTCATTGTTCTGACAATGGCCTCGCTGGTGGTCGGGATTCTGTTCGCTTTTAATTTCAACAGATTTATGTTGGCCAGCTTCAACCGTACTTTGGCCAAGGCACGGGGACTGTCTCCGGTCTTTCTGGAGTACCTCTTTGTTACTCTGATGACCATTGTGGTGGTGGCCAGTCTGAAATTAATTGGCGCTCTGCTTGTCCTGGTTCTTATAGTTGTTCCGGCGGCAGGTGCCCAGCTGGTTGCCCCTAACCTTCGCTGGTTTGTCTGGCTCAGCGTCATCTTTTCTACGATCAGTACAGCCTCCGGACTGCTGCTGTCGGGATTGTTGCCGGTGCCCAGCGGCGCAGTTATCGCCCTGGTTTCCAGCGCCCTGTTTTACGGGGCTCTGGTTTTTCGACCCTTGCTGTCCAGAAGTGGGCCGAATCAGGGAGAAATCTAAGCCCCGATCATTCCCGCCACTCCGGGGTGGGATAAAAAAAGTGAAAATTGATGGGCGGCTGGTCAGGCCCCCCTCACTACTTTTATGTAATTCCATCTGATCCTTAAAAAGGAGGTAATTTCATCATGTTCAAAATGCAACCCATGAGACAAGCAGCTCTCCTGCTTGCCGCAACCATGCTCTTTCTGTCTTTTGCTTCTTCTGCCTTTGCCCATGCAACCACTCTCTGGTGCTATGTGGAAAATAATCGGGTGTATGTAGAAGGTTTTTTTATGGGAGGGAGGAAAGTACAGAACGGTCATGTGATTGTTGTGAATAATAAGGGCGAAAAGATCCTAGAAGGAACGACTGATAAAGAAGGACTGTTTGATTTTGATCCTCCGTATCAGGGTGATATGACAATTCTTTTGAAGGTGGACCAGGCCCATGATACTGATTTTGAGTTGACTGAGCAGGATTTTCTTGATGCAGCGGCTGAAACAGAGTAGTTTTTAACTTTCTTACTCCTCGGTTTTTTCTGTTACGCCGCTTAGAGACAGGATACTCTTTCCTTGTCTTCGAGCGGCGATGCCTTCCCGCTGTCTCTCCAAGAGATATCTTTGTATCCTCTCCAAAAACCAGGGTAACAGGAATATTTTCAGGCGGGGTCGGAAGCAGTATGCTGAGATTGAGATGAAATGATGGATGCCAAGGAGGGCATTTCGTACTTTTTGCTGATACGGTCATGGATGTATTCAAACACATTGACCGACATTTTTTTTGCAGTTTCGACCACAGTCATCATGGTGTCTTTTGCTTGAGTCCCTTTTTCGTTTTTCGTCTGGAAACTGACATCCCGTTTTCGTGCCTGAACTCTGGCACCAAGTTCCGCAGAATTATTATGCAAAGGAATGTGCGGATATTGCAGGACAAGCAGAAGATTATCCTTCTTGGCCCATGTTTTCCGTAAACGGTCATCTAGCTGATCATAGCCTGTTGTTTGCAGGAATAAGGTGTCGAACTGCTCGGAAAGACGTTCAGCTTCAGCCTTGGAGGGAGCCTCTTTATAGCTCCGCAGGCAATGGTAATAATCCCAAAAGTCACTGAGCACTTTTGCCAGTTTCTCGCGATTATTTTCCATGAACGGCTGCAGTTTCTTGTAATGCCTGCCTTCGTGGACCCAGCATAGACCAAGATGTTCGGTGATCCCCTTAAACTGAGGGGCATCATCACAGATAAGGATCGGAAACGGGCGGCCCTGATGACGAAACGCTGTCACAGCACAGGCTTCCAAAATGCGTTGACGATTCGTTTTCTGTTTGCCAGGGTCAGGAAACAGCCTACTCAACAAAGCATCCATTTCAGAACGCTCCATTATGCGTTCACTTAAAAATGGTGTCAGACGTTGCCGCTGTTTTTCAGACAGGTTAAAGTCACTTAACAGTTCAATGGTTTGCGAGTTTAGCTGGAAGGTCAATTCGCCTTCACTGAATATTTCCAGCAGAGTCAGGCGATTCTTCTTCGCTCTGGTAAAATATGCTGTATAATAGGGGCTGCAGAGTACATGGTTGTAGAAATTGGCGCCATTGACACGAGCACTGGTATCATCAGCATTCTGATAATTCGTTGCTTGAAGACCAGCCGAGACAATTTCAGATTTTTCGTCGTGAAAACAGGTAACATCGTCTGTTATTATGCGAGAAATTGTTGCTGGTGAGATTTCAACACCGACTGTCTGCAACAAGCTATGGATTTTAGGCTGACTCATGTTGGAGTCATTATATAAGCAGAGGACCAATGTCCTGATGCCGGGGCCGAAACCACCTTGATATTCAATGGGTAATGCGCCGATGATTCGTCGGTTTTCTGATGCTGAATAATAGACTTCCCGCTTAAAGGCGGTGTTTTTCACCTCTATAATAATATCCTGAACAACAACGGTATCGTGTCCTTTTGGTACAGCATCAGCGGGTAATTTTTCCTTATCCACTGGGCAGCTTTTTTCTCATGGATAACAAGATTGCGTTTTTTCCGTTTGGGTTGCTTTGTTGTTTTTTTCTTTTTACGGTCCGACTCCGATGAAATATCACCAGATTGTGTTTTGGGTCGAATTATCGGACACCCCTGCTCTCCTTTGAGACGGTTGTTCTCGTCTTTGAGCAATTTGACAGTTTCCTTGAGTTCTTGGTTCTCCTGGGCTAACTGCTCAACGATGTTTATCAACAGCATGATTTTATCCTGCACCCCATTGTCGGGCAGTGAGTCAAAATCAATATGAAGCTGTTGTAAGGTTTTCAGACTATCTGCATTCATGAGGCATATATTCTTATAAATTGAGCCATATTGCAAGCTTTGAAAAATTTTATTTAGCTACCCTGGATTTTGGAGAGGATACATATCTTTTTTCAAAAAACACGGATCTGTCAGCTCTCCCGTGACCCACCACCATTTGCTTTTAAATTGAAATTATAAACAGATCATGTATTCTTATTTTGCTCACTTCTTGAGAAGCAGCATTTTTTGATGCGCCTTCTTAACTCATTGCTGAGTAACCTTCTTGTATATCGTGAAAAATAAAAGGTGATTCCGGTCGACGGATCTTTTTTTCCCTGCCCCGTAATAGAACGAGTTAGAACGAATCTCTTATGCAAAAGATACTTATCGTCGATGATAAGGAACAGAATCTGTTCACGTTGAGAAAGGTTCTGGCTGACCTTGATGTGGAGTTTGTTGAAGCAACGTACGGCAATGATGCCCTCAAGGCAACCCTGCATAATGACTTTGCGTTGGCAATACTTGATGTCCAGATGCCAGATATGGACGGTTATGAATTGGCCGAGCTCCTCCGTTGCGACCCCAAAACAGAAAATCTCCCTATTATCTTTTTATCAGCCGTCTATCATGACGACTACCATGTCTTTAAGGGGTATGACTCTGGAGCGGTTGATTTTATTATTAAGCCTTATGAGCCGAAGATTCTGCTCAGCAAGGTGAACTTTTTTTTACAGCTGCACCAGCAAAAACTCGCCTTAGAAAAAGCCGTCGAACTGGAGAGAAGCAAGAATTACCTGGAAAACATCCTCTTTTCCATGAGCGACGCAATTTTTGTTATCAATCTCCAGGGCCGCATAGATATTTGCAATCAGGGGAGCCAGTCTCTTGTCGGTTACGAGCAGGATGAGATGGCTGGTCAGCCGTTGCATGCGTTCCTGACAGAGGAAATCTGCACGGCCTGGGTGCAGCAGCTGGTGGCGGACGAACAAGCAGAGCCCCTGCAAAATCAGGAAACTTCCTTGCAAAACGCATACGATGAAAAGATTCCGGTCCTTGCTTCTGCATCGCCCATTCGTGATGAGGCGGGAGAAGTACACGGAGCGGTCTTTGTTCTGAGGGATCTGCGGGAGCGTAAGAAGCTGGAAGAGCAGGTGTACCGGTCCAAGCGAATGGAATCCATAGGTCTGATGGCTGGCGGTGTGGCCCATGATTTGAATAATATCTTGTCCGGGATTATTGGGTATCCTGAACTGCTTCTCAAGACCCTGCCCGAGAACAGTAATCTCCGCGAACCGCTCGAAGCTATCTTGGAATCCGGGCAACGGGCAGCAATGGTGGTGGCTGATCTCTTAACCGTAGCTCGTGGTGTTGCTATTGCCAAAGAGGTTCGTCATCTCAATCTTCTGGTGAAAGAATACCTTAATTCCCCGGAACACAAGAAACTCAATACCCTATATCCTGAAATTTCGTTTGAGCATCGACTTGAGGCGATGCGGACGGGCATTTTTTGCTCCCCGATCCATATTAAGAAATGCCTCATGAATTTGATAACCAATGCTTCCGAAGCTGTTGTCGGCAATGGAGTTATTAGTATTACCACCCATAATACGCAGGTTGACGAGGTTAAGGCTCTGGAATATGAAATAGCCGAAGGAGAATACATCGTCCTCTCCGTGGAAGATACCGGTTCAGGCATTCCAGAAAAAGATCTGCAACATATTTTTGAGCCTTTTTATACCAAGAAGTCCATGGGGCGAAGCGGCACGGGCCTGGGATTGACAGTGGTCTGGAATACCGTCCAGGATCATGAAAGCAAAATATTTGTTACCAGCGGCGAGAAAGGAACCTGTTTTCAAATTTATTTTCCGGTGAGCAAAGAAAAAGTTGTTGTGACCGAGGAGAGCAGCGAACAGGAAAAAATAGCTGAGCGGAGCGGGACCATTCTGATTGTAGATGATGAGCCGCAATTACGAGATATTGCCGCTAGGATGCTTAAATCCATTGGCTATACGGTTGACTCTGTTTGCTCCGGTGAACTGGCGATCAAATATATTTTGGACAAGCCGGTTGATCTTATCGTGATTGATATGCAGATGGAGCCGGGTATGAATGGACATGATACCTATATTGAAATCAGTAAGATATCTCCTGGGCAGAAGGCCGTTATTGTCAGTGGATTCTCCGACAGTGCAGATGTAAAGGCCGCCTTGAAGCTGGGGGCAAACGGCTTTATCAAAAAACCATACTCTCTTGATCAGCTCGGCAGAGCGGTGAAAGAGGCTTTGTGTAGTTGACACCGGCAGCTGTTTTCCGGAAAAATTGATCAACCTTTAATAACGTAAAGCCATGCGTACAAATCTTCGCCTTTTTTTACTCCTTGTCCTGTTTATGGCAGGATGTGCTCCCCATCAGAAGCATATCCAGAAGGACAAGGCAACAGCATTTATCCATCCCCTTCCTGCTGTTTTTCGAGCTGACCTCGCACTGAAGCGATGTCCACCGACATCATTTGAGTTAGTCTTGCGTCCTGATGGACTGTATTTTCTCCAGATGGAGAAGGGTATCTTCGGTAATGCTACGGTGCAGGCAGAGATCGGCGTGTGGAGATATAACGAAGAAAAGGAAATTGTTCGGTTGACGAGCTATGACAAGGCGGTTCGGATTTTGGAGGTCACAGGAAAACAGGCTCTGAAGATGATCAAGGCCTCTGGCGGAATAATGCCCCCTCTTGTCCGGTATGACTTTACCTTGGCCAATACAGAACCCACCTATGAGGGAGTAGTTCGGGTGCAGGGCATGTACAGTCGTAAACGTGGTCGTGGGGTTTTTCGGGAATGTCTGAGCGGGGTGAGTTTTCCGCTTCTTGCTACTCGAAACAGGGTTGCTGAAGCCGAGCAGGCGTATCAGAATATTTTGCATGGTCGGGCGGGGTCGCTTTTTGTTACTCTGGATGTACGTTTTTCCTCTCGAACCGGCAGAGGGGATCGCCTGATCCCGGTGCGTTCCGTCAGCATTGACCCTTATCGCTCCTGTAAGGAACGGCGTATAGCGACAATTGCCGATAACCGATGGTATTTGATAGAGGTGGGAGGAAAGACGCTGGAACGGGAGAGCGTGAGCAAATCGCCCTTTCTCAAGGTTCAAAGCGGTGAACAGCTGATTCAGGGTTCTGCCGGGTGTAATAATTTTACCGGTAGCTGGCTTTTTGCCGATAATGAGTTCGTCTTCAGTCGGATTGCGGCAACTCGTATGGCCTGTTCTGTTGGTATGGAGGTGGAAGATGCCTTTTTGCAGGCCCTGGATAACACCCGGAGGTATACCATCAGGGGTGATATTCTGAGGCTGCATGATCGACGGGGCAGAGTGCTGGCTCGTCTACGTCATTCCCGCCAGCTGACAGACCTGGATTTCACCCTGTTGCCTGAGCAGGAAAAAACAAACAAGGAGAATCTTTCTGATGAGATTGGTGTTCCAGAAAATCATAGTGTTGAGGTAGAAGGGGTTGTTCCTGACTCTGTCGTGCTGCCGCTCCCTCCTACGCAAGCCGGTGAAGAAAAAATCCAGCAGAAATCCTCAGGAGTCGGGGGGAGCCATGCGGGCAGGGGTAAGATAACTATACTGAAAGCTAAGAGAAAAGTTGCTGTTAGGGCCTCTGTCCCCGAGTGATGCCGTAGAGAAAATCTCAATCCTTCTTCCACGACACCATCTCGTTAATAGTTCGACAATGCTGTTTCTTCATTCCTCAAGGACGTATAGATCTTTGCGGAGTCTTTCTTTACCGGTTCCCTTACTGTTCCATATTGAAAAACTCAACTGGCGGACCTTCAATGCGGGTATTCAACCAGTCCTGAAGACTTCTATTTAAGCGATGGACTGTCCCGCCCGGTTTTATACCATCCTCTTTGCAGGCAGCGTCAAAGAGTTTTTTCGGTACCTCAATTTTCGCGAGTTCCTCTGCACCTTCAAGGGTACGATGAATCAGGGTAACCACTGGTGGCTCTGTTTCCCAGTCGAAAATGACAAAATAATAGCTCTCATCATCGGCACTTGAGACGAAATCGTTACCACGAATCCAGCCTGTTCCCCATTCCAGATACATTTCTACTGCTTTTTCCGGGGTCATAGCCCAGTCAATACTATTGACTAATGTTCTGTTTTTTCGGAGTTCTGCAAGACTTAACATGGGGTACCTCCTTATTGATTCTATTTGTTAATTTATTATAATTATTATTATCAAATAGATTAATAAAGTCAAGCAGGCTGATGAATAAATCGCATACTAATGGGGATTTCTTATCTTTTTGTTTTTATGGAAGATGTTCAGCAGAGATGAGATTCATCTTTAAAATATAGCCGGTGGGACCGTAGGTCTGGAGTTCCAACTTTTGTGGGATATGGGAGGGGCCTGTTTTTTTGCATGCTTGGGCAATGACGGAGCGGGTCAGCTTTTTGTTTGCCGTATAGTTGCGGATTTGCCAGCAGGTATCAGTATTTCCTTCTGGAAAAACGTCGGTCATCTTGTTCGCGTCGTCGGTGTATCGGCAGACTGCCGCAGGAGGATCGCCAAGATGACCGCGTTGTGTTCTTGCTTTGATCGGTTCTCGGAAGATCGCTTGCAGGTCTTCCAACATGCCCTGGGCAAAGGCCGGTTTGTCAAAGGGGGGGACAGCGCGTTTGACTTCAAAGTTGTCTTCTCTGTCCAAGGTTCCTGAGAAAAGTGTGAAGCCTTCAGGTGTGACCAAGGCGCATTTAAGACTGTCCGGGGTCAAGGCCGTCACGCCGACGACTGTTGAGCCGCCTCCGCTCTTGAGACTGAAATCAATGGCGTGAACGAACTGCCAGCTTCCTCGGGGAAAGACAGAGCTGCACTTGTAATCAGCAGCTTCCCTGTGCCCGGATGCTGTCTCGGTCCGAATTTCGTTCAGGACAGGAAGAGTTATCTGCTTTCCTCCGCAGGATGTGAGGGTGAACTGAGCGGCGATGAGGAGAGAGAAAAGAATTCGCTTCATCTTTGTGTAAAGGATGTGGTCGGAATATTTTGATTCAAGACCCTGTTGCTGAAACTCATGACTGTGGTAGCTCCGGGGCCCTCAATAATGGTCACCCGATCCAGCAGGCCTTGTTGATCAGCCAGTTTTAGCTCAATTTTTTCGATCAGGTTGGCAAAGGCTTGGTCTTTCGGGGCCAGCAGGACCGTGCTGCTGTCAGGAAAAGACACCGAGAATAACTCATTTTCTGTAAAACGACCATCGAGCCAGCTGCTAATTTCTGTCAGGACAACTTGCATTGCATCAAGTTGCATGCCCTTTTCTTCCTGAAAGCGACCGTCGCGCTCAATGATTCGTTTAACCCTTCCTTCGTGCATGAGCAGGAAGGAGGAAAACGGGCTGGTATACTCCCAGCGCAGGGAGCGAGGGGTCTGAAAGAGGAGCTTCCCTGTAGAAATAATGGGACGGGCAAGAATCTTCAGATGCTTTTCCTGGGTGAAATCTGCTTGGATAGACTCAATGCGAAAGTCCTTCTCTTCTGGAGGCACGGCTGAAGCGGCCCTGATAATAAAGAGGGGGCCGGAGATCGCCGAAATGAGACAGAGGCAGATGAAAAGGAAAATACGCAGCACTAGACCATGCCTCCGTTCACCGAAATAACCTGACCGGTCAGATACGAGGCCGCATCTGAGCAGAGAAAGCCGACCACCTTGGCAACCTCTTCCGGTTTGCCGATACGGGCCATAGGAATCATGGATTTGATCAGATCTTTCGGGGCCTCCTGGATCATATCCGTTTCAATGAGCCCAGGAGCCACCACATTGACTCGGATGCCCAGTCGGGCAACCTCGGTCGCCACTGTCCTGCTGGCCGCATTCAAGCCAGCCTTGGCAGCTGCATAATTGGCCTGTCCTCGGTTGGGCACAAGGGAGCTTGCAGAAGAAATGGAAATGATGGAGCCTTTACGTTTACGCACCATCTTTTCCAGAACCGGGCGGGTCATATTGTAAAATCCGTTCAGGCTGGTATCAATGACAGAATGCCAGTTTTCCGGGCTCATCATCATGAACAGACCGTCGGCAATAATGCCGGCGTTGTTGACCAGCACGTCAATGCTGCCTAGCCGTTGCGCGATATCTTCAATGATCTGCTCTACCGCCTCTCTGTCCCGGATATCGAATTGGCAGATTTCGCCTTGACCGCCCTGTTCTTCAACCTGAGTAAGGGTCTGTTTTGCCCCGTCCTTATCCCCCATATAATTGATAACAACGTAGTAGCCGTTCTTGGCCAGCTCAACGCAGATGGCCTTGCCGATTCCCTTGCTGCCGCCGGTCACGACGGCGATTTCCTGTTCCTTGTCCTGTTCTTTATTCATCTGTTTTTGCCTGAAAGAGCTGAAGGGTTATCCTGCTGATGGGGTTGTCGTCAATGTATTGTTCGCAGTGAACTTCCCGGAGATGATCAAAGCTGTACGTGGTTTCTGCCCAGCTGATAATATCGCAGCCAAAGGAGAGATGGTCAATGAAAAAATAGGCTACCAACTTAAGCCGGGACAGAAAGTAAATTCAAAGGGTTACTCTTGACATGTTTTCTCGGCTTACGAGGCAGGGGCAACTCGCCCACTTGGTGCAGCAACCATTCAAATAAGTCCGGTGGCTTTTCACCAAACAATCGTTGCGCTGCTGTACTGCCATCTGAGCGTTTTGTGAAATAATTATGCATAACGGTAAGCGATTTGAGACGATTTGAATTCAATCCTCTATTATTATGATGAATTTGTGACAAGAATCCGTTACGTCCTTCGACAGCAGAGGAAGCTCGATGAAATTTTCCCACCATTTCCTCGGCCCAATTTTGCCAAAAGAAAATCTCATCCTCGCTAAATGTTCCAGTCAAGGCATGCGCCTGAAAGACGACCAAAGCTTTTTCCCATACTTTTTCATATTCTTTTCGAAGGGTTGGGTTCTTAGTTTTTCTTGCCTGATTGTACCAATACACCGTAGGCAAAAGATGGTACATTGCCCAATCCAGCAGTTCCTTGCTCCTCTTTCCCAGCCCTATCAGGTTAGTGAACACATACAACCACCAAAAATCAATTGATGGGACCAATTCTTTTATTTGATTCTTAAATTTCTTCATAACGCCGGTATTGTCGTTAATACCTTGTTTGCAGGCCAGCGTTTCAATATTCTTGGCTTGCTCTCGCAGCTCTTTTGCAACGTTTGCAGAATCTTGCGGTTTATTGTCGTCCAGTTTGAACGGATGCACCGTTTTTGATATTTTCCTTATTGTTCCACGGTAGTTATCCAGATCTTGCGTGGCTTTTTGGTCTTGAGCCCGTGCTTCTTCGACCTGCTTCACTTTGGAGGCCACAATTTTTTTGTTTGCTCCTCTTTTTTCAGCTTTTTCAAGACTTGACTCGCACTTATCCAACTGTCTTTTCGTCGTGCTCTTACGGCGGCCTAAAGTTGAGCCCATCCATTTACTGATATCGTGCAAGCCGTGAAAAATATCAGCGTTGTGATCACATTTAAGCCCGACCACAGCCAACTTTATTAACGCTTTAGCTCGATCAGATACCATCAGCTGAACGTGTACACCTAACTCCTCAAGGCGTGGTTCCAACATTTTAAACCAGGTATCAAAACTTCTGTCATCAGCGACATCCTCTAAAATTAAATAACCCGATGACAGGTCCATAAATACCAGAATGAGTGCATTGCAGAAAAATGTTTCGTCCGCCGCACCGATCACCTCTTTGAATACATCTTTATAATTTTGTTCAACTTCTTTTTGAAACCTGATAATTGCATCCTGAAGCTGAGAGAGTCTGGTTCGTATAGGCGTGGGTGATACCCCGATATGCGTGTCGAGTCGAAGCACCTTGAAATATTCGGAAAGGGTGTCCGCTCCTATTCCATGTTGCACACCGAATATCAACAAGGTGGCAAAAAATGCCTGCGAATCCACTCATACCCCTCTTCATGTTCCCACAAAACAGATTCGGGATAGATATTTCTTCTTTGAATTCCTTTAACTTGTCGAAACGCACTACTTTTGCTTGTATTCGCTTCTTTTGCCAGTTGTTCGTAGGTAAGCTTGTCTGACTTCCCCAGAGCCGCAAAAACTCTGCCACCGATAGATCGTATTTTTTCCGTTAATGCTTTCATAACGGAAATA from Candidatus Electrothrix communis encodes the following:
- a CDS encoding transposase, which encodes MDKEKLPADAVPKGHDTVVVQDIIIEVKNTAFKREVYYSASENRRIIGALPIEYQGGFGPGIRTLVLCLYNDSNMSQPKIHSLLQTVGVEISPATISRIITDDVTCFHDEKSEIVSAGLQATNYQNADDTSARVNGANFYNHVLCSPYYTAYFTRAKKNRLTLLEIFSEGELTFQLNSQTIELLSDFNLSEKQRQRLTPFLSERIMERSEMDALLSRLFPDPGKQKTNRQRILEACAVTAFRHQGRPFPILICDDAPQFKGITEHLGLCWVHEGRHYKKLQPFMENNREKLAKVLSDFWDYYHCLRSYKEAPSKAEAERLSEQFDTLFLQTTGYDQLDDRLRKTWAKKDNLLLVLQYPHIPLHNNSAELGARVQARKRDVSFQTKNEKGTQAKDTMMTVVETAKKMSVNVFEYIHDRISKKYEMPSLASIISSQSQHTASDPA
- the fabG gene encoding 3-oxoacyl-ACP reductase FabG, which gives rise to MNKEQDKEQEIAVVTGGSKGIGKAICVELAKNGYYVVINYMGDKDGAKQTLTQVEEQGGQGEICQFDIRDREAVEQIIEDIAQRLGSIDVLVNNAGIIADGLFMMMSPENWHSVIDTSLNGFYNMTRPVLEKMVRKRKGSIISISSASSLVPNRGQANYAAAKAGLNAASRTVATEVARLGIRVNVVAPGLIETDMIQEAPKDLIKSMIPMARIGKPEEVAKVVGFLCSDAASYLTGQVISVNGGMV
- a CDS encoding DUF6399 domain-containing protein; the protein is MDSQAFFATLLIFGVQHGIGADTLSEYFKVLRLDTHIGVSPTPIRTRLSQLQDAIIRFQKEVEQNYKDVFKEVIGAADETFFCNALILVFMDLSSGYLILEDVADDRSFDTWFKMLEPRLEELGVHVQLMVSDRAKALIKLAVVGLKCDHNADIFHGLHDISKWMGSTLGRRKSTTKRQLDKCESSLEKAEKRGANKKIVASKVKQVEEARAQDQKATQDLDNYRGTIRKISKTVHPFKLDDNKPQDSANVAKELREQAKNIETLACKQGINDNTGVMKKFKNQIKELVPSIDFWWLYVFTNLIGLGKRSKELLDWAMYHLLPTVYWYNQARKTKNPTLRKEYEKVWEKALVVFQAHALTGTFSEDEIFFWQNWAEEMVGKFHRASSAVEGRNGFLSQIHHNNRGLNSNRLKSLTVMHNYFTKRSDGSTAAQRLFGEKPPDLFEWLLHQVGELPLPRKPRKHVKSNPLNLLSVPA
- a CDS encoding outer membrane lipoprotein carrier protein LolA — its product is MLRIFLFICLCLISAISGPLFIIRAASAVPPEEKDFRIESIQADFTQEKHLKILARPIISTGKLLFQTPRSLRWEYTSPFSSFLLMHEGRVKRIIERDGRFQEEKGMQLDAMQVVLTEISSWLDGRFTENELFSVSFPDSSTVLLAPKDQAFANLIEKIELKLADQQGLLDRVTIIEGPGATTVMSFSNRVLNQNIPTTSFTQR
- a CDS encoding metal ABC transporter permease, with the protein product MDFIYDIFKNWAVQGYLPSIFEHTFMIRGLLAALIIGPLLGAIGTVVVTKKLSFFTQTIGNAAMSGVAIGLLLGEPVDGTYAGLYGFCLVVALLMTFVKNRTRLANDTIIGVVLAQVLGLGIILMIVVTSQFNIHQVEGILFGSLITLNDQDLIVLTMASLVVGILFAFNFNRFMLASFNRTLAKARGLSPVFLEYLFVTLMTIVVVASLKLIGALLVLVLIVVPAAGAQLVAPNLRWFVWLSVIFSTISTASGLLLSGLLPVPSGAVIALVSSALFYGALVFRPLLSRSGPNQGEI
- a CDS encoding META domain-containing protein, whose protein sequence is MRTNLRLFLLLVLFMAGCAPHQKHIQKDKATAFIHPLPAVFRADLALKRCPPTSFELVLRPDGLYFLQMEKGIFGNATVQAEIGVWRYNEEKEIVRLTSYDKAVRILEVTGKQALKMIKASGGIMPPLVRYDFTLANTEPTYEGVVRVQGMYSRKRGRGVFRECLSGVSFPLLATRNRVAEAEQAYQNILHGRAGSLFVTLDVRFSSRTGRGDRLIPVRSVSIDPYRSCKERRIATIADNRWYLIEVGGKTLERESVSKSPFLKVQSGEQLIQGSAGCNNFTGSWLFADNEFVFSRIAATRMACSVGMEVEDAFLQALDNTRRYTIRGDILRLHDRRGRVLARLRHSRQLTDLDFTLLPEQEKTNKENLSDEIGVPENHSVEVEGVVPDSVVLPLPPTQAGEEKIQQKSSGVGGSHAGRGKITILKAKRKVAVRASVPE
- a CDS encoding response regulator, which produces MQKILIVDDKEQNLFTLRKVLADLDVEFVEATYGNDALKATLHNDFALAILDVQMPDMDGYELAELLRCDPKTENLPIIFLSAVYHDDYHVFKGYDSGAVDFIIKPYEPKILLSKVNFFLQLHQQKLALEKAVELERSKNYLENILFSMSDAIFVINLQGRIDICNQGSQSLVGYEQDEMAGQPLHAFLTEEICTAWVQQLVADEQAEPLQNQETSLQNAYDEKIPVLASASPIRDEAGEVHGAVFVLRDLRERKKLEEQVYRSKRMESIGLMAGGVAHDLNNILSGIIGYPELLLKTLPENSNLREPLEAILESGQRAAMVVADLLTVARGVAIAKEVRHLNLLVKEYLNSPEHKKLNTLYPEISFEHRLEAMRTGIFCSPIHIKKCLMNLITNASEAVVGNGVISITTHNTQVDEVKALEYEIAEGEYIVLSVEDTGSGIPEKDLQHIFEPFYTKKSMGRSGTGLGLTVVWNTVQDHESKIFVTSGEKGTCFQIYFPVSKEKVVVTEESSEQEKIAERSGTILIVDDEPQLRDIAARMLKSIGYTVDSVCSGELAIKYILDKPVDLIVIDMQMEPGMNGHDTYIEISKISPGQKAVIVSGFSDSADVKAALKLGANGFIKKPYSLDQLGRAVKEALCS